CGACTGGTACCTGCTGCCCGACGAGGACCGCCGCCGCATGCTCGCCGACCACGGCAAGATGGCCCGCGGCTACCCCGACGTGCGCGCCAACACCGTCGCCTCCTTCTCGCTGGGCGACTACGAGTGGCTGCTGGCCTTCGAGGCGGACGAGCTGTACCGCATCGTCGACCTCATGCGTCACCTGCGTGCCTCCGAGGCCCGTATGCACGTCCGTGAAGAGGTGCCCTTCTACACCGGGCGCCGCAAGTCCGTCGCCGATCTGGTGGCCGGGCTCGCCTGATACCTCCCCTGGGGGGAAGGACCGGAGGACGACCACACCGTCAGGTGAGTGCCTCCGGTGGATCGGGAGGCACAGCCCCCGAAACGACGCAGCCGGAGACCCCGCCCCGGAAGTTCAGACGACCGGCGGCAGCAGCGCCCCGCGGGCGCCCGCCGCCCCGTCGTCCAGCGACACCGGTGCGGGCTCCGGATGCGGCGCACAGCGGACACGCCACCCCGGGGTGGCGCCCGTCAGCAGATACCGCTCCACGTGCCGGTCCACGCACCCGTTGCGTCCGCCGGCCACACCGTGCGAGCCGGCCCCCGCCTCCGTCACCAGCGACGCCTGGGCCCCGAGCCGCCGCTGGAGCTCCAGGGCCCCCGGGTAGGGAGTCGCGCCGTCCCGCTCCGCCGCGACCACGAGGGTCCGCGGCAGCCGCTCGGGCTGCGAGCCGACCGCCACCGGCGCCTGCCGGCCGCGCACCGGCCAGGAGGCGCACGGCAGGTTGAGGAAGGCGTTCGCCCAGGTCTCGAAGGGCGCCTCACGGGCCAGCTCGGTGTGGTCGCGGTCCCAGGTCCCCCAGTCCGCGGGCCACGGGGCGTCGTTGCACAGCACCGCCGTGTAGACGGCCGTCGCGTTCTCGGCCGCGGCCGCCGTGGCCGGGTCGGGGGCGGCCTGGGCGGCCAGCACCGAGGGATCGCCGCGCAGGAACGCCGCCAGGGCCGCCGCCCGGTCCGGCCAGACGTCGTCGTAGTACGCGGCCTGGAGGAAGGCGGCCCGCAGCTCGCCCGTCCCGACGGCCCCGCCGGCCGGGGTGCGGGCGACCGCGTCGCGGACCCGCTCGTAGGAGGCCCGCACGGCCGCGGGGGTGGCGCCGAGCCCGTACGTCGCGTGGTGGCGGGCGGCCCAGGCGCGGAAGTCGTGCCAGCGGGCCTCGAACCCGCGCGACTGGTCGAGCTGGTTGCGGTACCAGACGCGGCGCGGATCGGGATCGACCGCCGAGTCGAGAACCATCCGGCGGACGTGGCCCGGGTACAGGGTGGCGTAGACGGCGCCGAGGTAGGTGCCGTACGAGGCCCCCATGAAGGTCAGCTTCTCCTCGCCGAGCGCGGCGCGCAGCACGTGCAGGTCACGGGCGTTGTCCGGGGTGGTGTAGTGCGGCAGGGCCGCCCCCGCCCGGAGCGCACAGCCGCGGGCGTACTCCCGGGCCTGCGCGAGGCGTCGCATCTTGTACGCGGCGGAGGGGCGGACCGGCTCCTGGGTGGGGCCCTGTGCGCGGGCGGCCGGCTCCCGGCAGGACAGCGGGGCGGAGCGCCCGACTCCGCGCGGCGCGTAGCCGACGAGGTCGTAGGCGGCGGCGATCCGCTCCCAGCCGGGAAGCCCGGCGACCAGCGGGAAGTGCATTCCGGAGGCACCGGGGCCGCCGGGGTTGTGTACGAGCGCACCCTGGCGGGCGGCGTTCCCGGCCCCGGTGGCGGCGGCCCGGCTGACGGTGAGGGAGATCTGCGGGCCGTCGGGGCGGGCGTAGTCGAGCGGGACGCGCAGGGTGGCGCACCGGACGGTCGACGGCAGTGCCTCGGCGGCGGGGCAGGTACGGAAGTCCAGACCGGCGGCGCCACCGCCCCGGGAGGCGGCCGCGAGGGCGGCGCGGCGGGCGACGAGCGCGGCGCCGGCGCTGGCGGCGTCGGCGGTGGTGCCGGTGCCGGTGCCGGTGGTGTCGGTGTCGGCCGCGGCGGCGGGCGTGGACAGCGTGAGGAAGAAGGCGGCCACGACGGCTCCGTGGCGTGCGGTTCTGGTGCGCATGACGACCCCGGCCTCTCATCGGATGAACCGATGAGAGGCCGGTGGTGCCGCGCTTGTAAAGGATCACCGGCCGGTGTCGGCGGCCGTGCCCCCGGTTGCCGTATCAGGAACTGCTGGAGCAGCTGGAACTGCTCGAACTCGAACAGCTGGAACTGCTCGAACTGGAACAGCTGGAACCGGAGGAGCTGCCGCAGCTCGAACTGCTGCCGCCTCCGCAGCCGCTGCCGGAGGAACCGCACCCGGAGCCCGACGACCCGCAGCCCGAACCGCCGCGGCCGCTGCCTCCGTCGCCACCGTCGCTCATGGCGCACCACACCACCGGCAGCAGCTCGGGCGCGGAGTCGGACGACGACGTGTAGGGGTGGCGGTGGGCGTGCGCCCCCGACTGGGCCGCCGCCAGCCGGGTGCTGCGCGCGGCGGGCACCAGCTGTTGGCGCAGGAACGGGTCCCGCAGGCCGCGCAGGCCGAAGAGCGCGGTCTGCACCTGCGGGGTGCGGTCGTTCACGTACGCGGAACGCAGGGCGAGCAGCGCCCGCAGCCCCGCCGGGGTGACCCGGTTGCGGGCCCGGGCCGCGCAGAACAGGCCCACGACGATGCCGGCGAACAGCACGGGCGCCACCAGGGCGATGAACGGCAGGCCGGAGTCGAGGGCGAGGCCCACGAAGGTCAGCGGGACCGACGCCACCAGCCAGACCAGGCACACGACGGCCTGCACCAGGCCCCAGCGGCGCCAGGTGCGGCCGGTGCCGGGCGGGGCGATCAGCCCTCGGGCGGCCAGCGCGTTCCCGATCTCCTGGACGGCCGGATCGCACATGGCCGCGTAGCGGACCTGGTAGAGCCACCCCGAGGGGGCTGAGGCGTGGGCCTGGAGCACGGCGCGTTCGGCGGGGTCCGCCGCCCGCGCCCCGGGGCGTACCTGGACGATGCCGGGGCCGCCGACGACCAGCCGGCCGTCCCCGAACATCGCGACGAGCGCGCTGTCCACCACGGTCGCGGGGCCGCCCACCACGAACGCGGCCTCGGACAGGTCGTGGAGGCCGGCCGACGGGCCCGCCGGCACGGGCCGGGCCCGGCGCAGCCCGCGCGCGAGCAGGACGCAGGAGACGACGACGGCGATCCAGATCGCGAGGGCGAGGACGTTCATGCCGCCCTCCCCGCGAGCGCCCGGGCCCAGCGCACGATGCGGCGCGGCGGCCTGGCCCCGGCCCGTTCCCGCCACCAGGCGGTGAGCCGGCGCCGGGCGGCCGGGTCGGCCGGCAGGTCCCGGATCAGCAGGTGCTCGGCGAAGTCCAGCGCGTCGCGGCGGTACCCGGCGGTCATGGGCCGGTGCTTGGCGTACGCCAGGAAGGCCTCCCGGTACGGGTCGCGGCCGCCGAGGATCCCCGGCAGCTCCGGGGCCACCTTGGCCACCACATCGGCCCGCTTGGCGGCCAGCGCCCGCGCCTGCACGCGGATGCGCGCGCGGTCGAAGCCCTCGGGCACGGGCGTGCCGGCCACGAGCGCGGAGAGCAGCGCCGCCTGCCCGAGCCCCACCCGAGTCCGCGCCCCCTCCACCCCGCCGAAGGCCCGCGCCGCGGCCACGGCCTC
This DNA window, taken from Streptomyces sp. TN58, encodes the following:
- a CDS encoding TIGR04222 domain-containing membrane protein, with product MNVLALAIWIAVVVSCVLLARGLRRARPVPAGPSAGLHDLSEAAFVVGGPATVVDSALVAMFGDGRLVVGGPGIVQVRPGARAADPAERAVLQAHASAPSGWLYQVRYAAMCDPAVQEIGNALAARGLIAPPGTGRTWRRWGLVQAVVCLVWLVASVPLTFVGLALDSGLPFIALVAPVLFAGIVVGLFCAARARNRVTPAGLRALLALRSAYVNDRTPQVQTALFGLRGLRDPFLRQQLVPAARSTRLAAAQSGAHAHRHPYTSSSDSAPELLPVVWCAMSDGGDGGSGRGGSGCGSSGSGCGSSGSGCGGGSSSSCGSSSGSSCSSSSSSSCSSSSSSSCSSSS
- a CDS encoding alpha/beta hydrolase, translating into MRTRTARHGAVVAAFFLTLSTPAAAADTDTTGTGTGTTADAASAGAALVARRAALAAASRGGGAAGLDFRTCPAAEALPSTVRCATLRVPLDYARPDGPQISLTVSRAAATGAGNAARQGALVHNPGGPGASGMHFPLVAGLPGWERIAAAYDLVGYAPRGVGRSAPLSCREPAARAQGPTQEPVRPSAAYKMRRLAQAREYARGCALRAGAALPHYTTPDNARDLHVLRAALGEEKLTFMGASYGTYLGAVYATLYPGHVRRMVLDSAVDPDPRRVWYRNQLDQSRGFEARWHDFRAWAARHHATYGLGATPAAVRASYERVRDAVARTPAGGAVGTGELRAAFLQAAYYDDVWPDRAAALAAFLRGDPSVLAAQAAPDPATAAAAENATAVYTAVLCNDAPWPADWGTWDRDHTELAREAPFETWANAFLNLPCASWPVRGRQAPVAVGSQPERLPRTLVVAAERDGATPYPGALELQRRLGAQASLVTEAGAGSHGVAGGRNGCVDRHVERYLLTGATPGWRVRCAPHPEPAPVSLDDGAAGARGALLPPVV